The Candidatus Binatia bacterium genome contains the following window.
CAGGACTGGTACGACTGGCCGGCGGCTGGAACATTCGCTGCGATACGACCTTTGCCCCGGGGCGTGGCGCCGGACCACGCCCCGGGGTCTCTTGCTTAACTCGATGACGCCCTACGACGTGACCGACGGCGTCGGCGGCGGCGTCGGGCGGCGCGTCGGATTCCGCGTCGGTCGACGCGGCGTGCGGCGACGACGCGCTTCCTGGATCAGGCCGGGGTCTTCCTCGCCGGCGGCGAATGCGGGATCGTCGCTCCCCGTACTGGGCACCGCCCCGGTCGCCGGCTGGACCAGTAACAACGAACCCGCCAGCAATACCCCGGCGATCACCGTACACAGATGCTGCATCGCCCGGCGCTTCCGGCCGCGTGCAACGGCTACGGCCCCAACCGCGAGGAGGAGCAGCGCCGCCGCGAGAATCATGCGATCGGACATCGCCGGCACCGCCGCACCCTGACTGACCCGCACGTCATCGATGATCGCGCCCGAATCCATGCAAGCGTCGCCACCGTCGTCGCCCACGTAGAACGTCACCCGCCACACACCCGGGCTCGGGATGGGCACGACGGTCGTCTGGAACGGCGTCCGGCCCTGATCGCCGTAAAAACAATCCGCCGGACCGCCGGGCGGGTCGGTTATCACTTCGTACGTCGACGTGTCGAAGTTGGCGAACGGAATGTACTCGAACGTCCCCGTGTAGGACTGGTTGAACGGATTACCGTTGGGGTTGCCGGCGGTCAGGCCCAACACCTGGATGTCCGGACCCGGCGGGTTGACGGGCGTCAGTACGACGTGAAGGTCGTCGTGGAACTCGTCGGGGCGTTCGCTGTTCAAATAGCTCCACACAAACGAGAGCCTCGCCGGCACCTGTGTGACGACGAACTCCTGCGAGATGCTCGTGGTATCGAACTCGATGTACGGGCAGGACATGCACGGTCCGGGGCAGATGAAGTCGGGGTCCGTGCTGTCGTTGCAGTCGCTATCGACGTTGGTCGGCGGGTTGCGCTGCACCATCCGCGTAATGGGACAGACCTGCGGGTCGATGATGTCCATGCAGGGCAGCTCGGTACCCCCGGGGGTCGACGAGATGAATCCCATAAAGACCCCGCTGGGCGGAAGGACGCCCGGCTGGATAGCGCCGTCGCGGAAGAAGTCGTCGCCGGTGAGCACCTGGGCGCCCACCATCTTGTCGCCTCCACCCTCATCGAGCGGCGCCGTGGCCTGGTGCAACAGCACCGTCCACCCCGTAAAGTCGCCGGTCTCGAAATCGCCGTTGACGATTCCCTGAGCGGCAACCAGAACGGGTGCCGCCAGTATCGCCGCCAACCCGAGCGCCGCCGCCCTCAACATCGTCCGAATTCCCTTCATAGCCTTCCTCCCCGGAACGTCCTGTCGACATCCCTCTTAACGTACCGTGCCAGCTTCACCTGCTCACGCCTGCTGCTGCGAGTTACCGTAATATCCGTAGTATCCACCGTGGTAGTGCCGGTAATAGTAGTACGACGACCCGCCACGCTTCACGTCTACCGAATTGAGGACGACACCGAGCACACGCGCCCGCACTGCATCGAGGTGCGACAGGGCTTTACCCACAACGTCGCGGCCCCATTCGCTGGCCTTGACCACGACCACGACCCCGTCGGTCTTGGTTGCCATTACCACACTATCGGTCACAGGCAAAATGGGCGGCGAGTCCACAAGTACAAAATCGAAGTTCTCCGAAAGCGTCGCCAAAACCTCGTTCATGACCGCAGAACCCACCAGTTCGGCCGGATTCGGCGGCGGCGGTCCGGCGGGGAGCACGTAGAGACCAAAGCGGCTCCGATCGCCGTTCTTGCCGCTGAGCATCGGGGAGCGCACGACGGCGTCCGCCAACTCGCACTGTCCCGTGAGCACGTTACTGAGACCAGGCTCGCTGGGAACCTTGAGCGGTTGATGGCACGACGGATGACGCATATCCGCGTCGATGACGCACACATTGGACCCGCTCATGGCGAGACTGACGGCGAGATTGATCGTCGTTACCGTCTTCCCCTCCGACGCCTGACTGCTGGTCACGAGCACGGTCTTCGGGGGATTGCCCGGGCTGGAGAACAGGATATTGGTCCGGATGCTGCGATACGCCTCACTGATCACCGATCCCGGGTTGGTTACCGTAACCACCTGCCGCCCGCCGCCGCTGCCGTTACCGTGACCGCCTTCATTGCCGTTGCCGTCACCCACCGCCGGCGCTTCCAGGGCGGGCTTACCGTAGGCCGGAATCTGCAACACCCGCTGAAAATCGGGAATGACCCCGAGCGAAGGCAGGTGCAGCCACTCGGCAATGTCCTCCGGCGTGTGAATGCGGGTATCGAGGCGGTCCAGCAGAATGGCGCCGAAAGCGCCGGCCATCAACCCCAGAAACAGCCCCATCGCGAGGTTGCGCTTCGTCTTGGGAAACGTCGGCACCCGCGGCACCACGGCCCGGTCCACCAGATTGACTCCGGTCCACCGGAACCCGTTGGTCAGCAGGTCCTGTTCCTTGGCCTGGCTGAGGAGCGTGTTGTAGAGTTCCTGGTTGCTCTCGACGTCGCGCTGCAAGATCAGCATCTGAACCAGCAACTTGTCCTCGTTGCTCGCCGCGGCACTGACCTTTTCGAAGTTCTGCCGCAGCTCGGCTTCCTTGGCGAGCGCCGCATCGAGGGTCGTGCGCATTTGTTCGCGGGCCTGGGATCCCGCTTCGCGCAGGCGCTGATCGAGAGCTGCGATCCGGGAACGCAGCGCCGCCATGTCGGGGTGGTTGGCCCCGTACTCGCGTTGATTTGCCTGGTGCTTGGCTTTGAGACCCGACAGCTCGTCGCGCATCGTCTGCAAGCCGGGGTCGGGCAACGTCCCGGCGAGGGCCTCGGGGCTCATTGCCTGCGCGTTGCGGTAGTTGGCCTCGGCGACGATCCGCTCGCCCTGCGCCTTGGTCAGCAGTTCGTTGAGCTGCTGCAACGAGGCGCGCGTGATCGTGGTGTTGTCTTTGGGCAGGTGCAGGATGCCGTTCTCGCGCTGGAAATCGTTGAGGGTCTGGCGCGAGGTTTCCAGCTTGGTCCGCACGTCTTCCAGTTGCTGGCGGACGTAGCTGTTGGCGTCGCTCATCGACAGGGCGCGGGTTTGTTCGTCCATGTCCATGAACGCCTTCGCGTGCGCATTGGCGATACGTGCCGCGGTGGTGGGATCGGGATGGACGGCGACGATATCGGCCAGCGAGGTGGCCCGCACGGGGCTGATCCCCACGTGATCGTAGTAGGCGTTGATGACGTCGAGACCGACGCCCTCCCATTCGGAGGGCGCATTGACGTCGTCGGGTTCCTCTCGTTCTTCGTCGCCGCCGACGGTCGCCCGCATCCGCGACACCACTGCCGCCCAGGCGGTACCGCTCAGGCTCGGGGTGCCGGGGTCCACCGCGGCATGATCGAAGTAGGCCACGCCCTGGGCGCGCAGGCTGTTGACGGCGCGCGCCGCGAGCACCTTTGTCGTGAGCAACCGAGTTGCCAGGGTCGGAGGTATCGACTCCACCCGCGGAAACCTGACGACCTCCTTGCCGGGTGGCGTCGATTGCTTGAACTCGATGGTCGACTGCGCCGTGTACAGCTTCACCTGACGCAGCGTATACGCCGCCGACAGACCCAGCCCGAGGAGTGCCGCCGCCAGCAGCAGAAAGCGGCGGCCGTACAGAAGTCTCCAGTAATAGTGCAATGCATCCTGACTCGACGACACGCCGCGACGAGGCAGGGCCGACAGATCCGGCCCGTCGTCCGGCGGCAACACCTCGACGTGCGCTGGTCCGCCCCGATATTCGACCCGTCGCATCTGCATCCTTCTTCCTCTACCCAACCCTCGTTAGATCACCGACACCGCCCCGCCGATGGTGAAACGCACGATCGTCGTCACCGTGTAGTAGATCCCGTACAGCGCCTTCTTGGTCATCGTATACGGCACGTCGACCCGGTCGTTACGTTCCAGCAAGACGTCGGGCTCCTCGTGACTCTCGATGCGGTCAATGTCGATCGTCCACGCCAGGCTTTCACCATTCGGGGTCGTGCGCACCAGGCGCACAGCGTTGCGGTTGGCCGGGTAAATGAACCCTCCCGCGCTGGCAATGAGCTGGGTCAGCGTCGTGCCGCGCGCCAGAGGATAAGAACCGACCTTCTCCACCTCGCCCTGAACGAGCGCGTTGCCGGCATCCGGCACAACGATCAGATCGCCACCGCGCACGTACAACTCGGCAAGCTCGGTATTGGCCTCGCCGTGCGGCCCCTCCATACAAATGGGGACCATGCCTTTCTGGTTGGTCACGGATAAGTCCACTCCGCCGCCGCGGGTGATCTGCAGACTGTCGCCAAGGACGGCTACGTCGGTGCCGGCGCCCTGCTCGACCGGACGGAAAAGGATGTAATTGCCGGCGCCCTGCGCCCCGGTCCCCTGGGACAGACCACCGGCCATCGACAGCACGTCGACGATGGAGTGCCGACCCTTGGACAACGAATGCAGGCCGGGCCTGTTCACCGCACCCAAAACGGCCACCTGCTGGCCTTGATAGTCCTTCAAGAAAACGCCGACGAGCGGGTCGTTGAGCACCTGCTCCCGCCGCAACTGCTCGGCGATCTTGCGGCGCGTCGCCGCCAGGCTGAGCCCCTTGACTTCAACCGGGTCGATCATCGGCACGGCGATGACCCCGCGGTCGTCGACGCGCGCCTCGGTCGAGAAATCCCCGCCGCCGTCTGGCCGGTAATTATAAATGGTGATGGTCAGCAGGTCCCCGACGCCGACCGTGTAATCGGTGGTCTTCTGTTCGAGCGTCTGCCGAGCCGCGACGATCTGATCGATACGGGTCAGTGCGTCGGGCTGGCTGCAAGGATTATCCGGCCGCACCACTCCCGCAGTGGCGGCGACGGGGGTCTCCCCTTTCCCGGCACTGCACCCCCCCAACACAACCGCAACCGCCAGGGCCCCGATGAAGTACCTGCCGACGGTACAATACGACCTGCGACCGCCTCGGTTTCGCGCCGCGACCGTCTCCGTCAACACGTACCCAACAGGTGGGCGCCCTATCGCGAGCATAGCTTGCACTACCATCGCGACATGCTTCGCTCCCCGCACCACACCGCGTCGCATGCCAAAAAAAAACCGCGGCCGGAGTCTACGAGAGGTAGACAGGGCTGTCAACGGGCAACACGGCAACCGGCCGGGGTGGAAATCGGCTCCCCCCGCCCCCTTGAACCCGCGATCCACGCAACGTAAGCACGGCGCACAATGGCCAACGTCCATGGCGACCCCCCGGTTGGCGTCTCGCTACCGCACCGCGACGGTCGGGGAGACCTCCTGCGCGCCACCCGCACCCTTGCCGAACGCCTGCCCGAACCGCTCGTGCCCCTGGCGCGCCTCGCTTACAACTACCGCTGGTCCTGGCGCCTGAACGGGGCTTCCGTCTTCCGCGAGATCCACCCCTCGATCTGGCGCCGCAGCGAACACAACCCGCGCTACGTCATCGAAGCCGTCGCCCCACATCGCCTCGATGCGCTGGCCGGCGACGGCGCCTATGTCGCCCGCGTCGAGGCACTCGCGGCCGCGATCGACGCCGAACTGGCGGCACCCGCGGCCAATCTCGGCATCCAGGCGGAAAACCCGGTCGCCTATTTCTGCTCGGAGTTCGCCATCCACTGCTCCCTGCCGATCTACAGCGGCGGCCTCGGCGTTCTCGCCGGCGATCTCCTGAAAGCCGCCTCCGACATGGCCCTACCGATGGTCGGCATCGGCTTGCTGTACCGCCAGGGCTACTTCCATCAGCGTATGGACCGCTGGGGCTGGCAGCACGAGTACTGGGTGAACACCAACTTCGAGCGCCTGCCGATGGTCCGCGTCACCGACGTCGACGGGACGCCCCTGAACGTCGACGTCGTCCTGCGCAAGCGCACCGTCAAAGTGAAGGTCTGGCGCGTCGATGTCGGCCGCGTACCGCTGTATCTCCTCGACACCGACCGCGAGGAAAATCACGTCATCGACCGCTGGATCACCTCGCGGCTTTACGTCGGCGACCGCCACACTCGCCTGGCCCAGTACGCCATTCTCGGCATCGCCGGAAACCGCGCCCTGCGCGCCATGGGAATTCAGCCGAGCATCGTCCACATGAACGAAGGCCACGCCGCCCTCGGGCGCTTCGAACGTCTGCGCGAACAGATCGCCGCCGGCCATTCGGTCGAGGCGGCGCTGGCGATCGTGCGCCAGCCCAGCATCTTCACCACTCACACCCCCGTGGCCGCCGGCAACGAAGGCTACCGCGAGGACGAAATCGAAGCCGTGCTGGGCGATTTTCTCGACCGTCTCGGGGCGCCGCGGACGATGGTCTTCGACCTCGGCCGTCTTCAGCCCGGCAACCGCGAGGAACCGGCCAGCATCACCCCGCTGGCCCTGCGGACCAGCCGCGCCTGCAACGCCGTATCCCGCCGGCACGGCGAAGTCGCACGCACCATGTGGCAGCCACTGTGGCCGGAACGCCCCGTCGATCGGGTCCCGATCGATCACGTCACCAACGGCGTCCATACGCTGACGTGGATGGGCGGGCGCATGCAGGACCTCCTCGATCGCCACCTCGGCGCCAACTGGCGGCAACGCGAAGCCGACCCCAATCTGTGGGCCCGCATCGATGCCATTCCCGACGCGGAGTTGTGGTCGGTGCGCTGCGCGATGCGCGCCGACCTAGTCGAGTACGCGCGCGAGCAGTCGATGCGCGACCGCCTTTCCCGCGGGGAACCGCCCGATTACGTCGAAGCCGCCGCCATGACCCTCGATGCCGGCACACTGACCGTCGGTTTCGCCCGCCGCATGGCCACGTACAAGCGATTTTATCTGCTCAGCCGCAGCCCCGAGCGCGGCCTGCGCCTGCTCGCCAACACGGCACACCCCATGCAGCTCCTGGTGGCCGGGAAGGCCCACCCCGAGGACCAGGACGCCAAGGACACCCTGCACAATTTCTTTCAGCTCAAGCATTCGCCACTGGTCGCCGGCCGCGTCGCCTTTATTGAAGACTACGATCTCCACAGCGCCCCGCGGATCATCGCGGGTGTCGACCTGTGGCTGAACCTTCCCCGCCCGCCGATGGAAGCCAGCGGTACCAGCGGCATGAAGGTTACCCTGAACGGCGGCATCAACCTGAGCGTTCTCGACGGCTGGTGGATCGAGGGCTACGACGGCGACAACGGATGGGCGATTCAGTCGCCGGTCGCCGATCCCCAGGTTCAGGACGAACACGACGTCAACGCCCTTTTCGACCTCATGGAGCAGGAGGTCCTGCCGCTGTTCTACGACCGCGACGCCGACGGCATCCCGCGCGGCTGGGTGCGCCGCATCAAACGCGCCATGCGCACCCTGATCCCGCAGTTCACGGCCAACCGTATGCTGCAGGACTACGTGAGGAAAATGTACGGACCGGGGGCTTAGTATTGATGGGCACAATTACGGCGACGTATTCCGTACGACGCTTCCCGTTCGCCCCGAGTAGCCCCGTTTTCTCAGGGGCGTATCGAGGGGCAGCCTGGCGAGCGGCTTTGCGGCCCCGCCCCTCGATACGCCGCCGAAAAGATGGCGCTACTCGGGACGAACGGAATACGTCGCCGGACTAATGAACCGGAGTACTTAGCCCCAATCCCGGTCAGTCGAGCGTCGCGAACCGAAAGCGATTCCGATTCCGATACCGACCCCGACTCCGATCGGTCGCGGCCGAACACCGCGCGGGGGTATATTCAAGAGATCGGCCTCAGGCCGTTGCAAGCGCGGGCGGACGTCCGCAACCCATTGCGGATTGCGGAATGCGGATTGCGGAACTCATGAATCCGTCGTCCGCAATCCGAAATCCGCGTTCCGAAATTCTTCGCACCATGCGACGAACTCGCGAACTGGTAGCTCGGGGCGACCGGTATCGATCGAGTTGCGCGACTGTCGTCCGCATCAAAGCGGGCCCCCTCGGATTCACAAATAATCCAAGCGAGCCCCGTCGACCTCAAGACCTCAAGACCCCAAGACCCCAAGACCCCAAGACCTCAAGACCCCAAGACCCCAAGACCTCAAGACCCCAAGACCTCAAGACCCCAAGACCCCCCTCATCCCCCCGCCTCGGGCAGCGCGACCAGGTGCAGACCGGTGGGGCCCAGCGTGGCGCGGGCGAGGTCGACGAGATGCGCGTGATGGGTGAGGAACACGACCTGAACATGCTCGGCGAGCTGGCGCAGGGTTTCCAGCGTGCGGGCGGCGCGCGGATCGTCGAAGTGAACCAGCAGATCGTCGGCGACGAACGGCAGCGGCTCCGCCCTGGCGGCGTAATCCTCGATCGCAGCGAGACGCAGCGCCAGGTACAGCTGGTCGCGCTCCCCGTCGCTGAGCGCCGGAACGCTCTTGACGCGTCCCGAGCGATGCCGTGTCCGCAACAGCGTCACGCCGGCGTCGTCCTGGTCGGTGAACAGACGCTCGTAGGCGCCGCCGGTGATGTGCGCGAACAGGTCCGAAGCGCGTGCCAGTTGCGGTCCGGCCGATTCCTGGCGAAAGCGATCGATCGCCTGCCGCAGTAACGTCTCCGCCGTCTTGATCACCGCGTAGCGGCTCGCGGCGTCGGCGCAGGCGCGCCGCAATTCTTCCTGCTGCACGGCCAGCGCCGCGGTGTCCGCCGCTTCCAGTCGCTGCCGGCGTTGCGCTTCGAGGTCGCGCACGGCGGCCACCGCCGCCTCCATTGCCGCCCCCGCCTCGGCATGCGCCTCGGCCATGCCTTCCAGCTCCGCGCGCACTTCATCGATGGAGCGGGTGGCCGCCGCTTGTTCGAGCGCCGCCAGCGACTCGCCGTCGCCGGCCGCCTGCAAGGTTCCGAGCAATTCGGTCTCACGGGCCCGCAGGCTTTGCCAGGTGGAGATGCGGACCAGCTCGGCGCGCGCACTCTCGTCGTCGGCAACGCCGAGCCGCTCCAGCAGGTCGCTCCGCACCGCTTCGGCGTCGCGGAGCTTACGTTCGATCCGATCGAGAGCGCGCCGCGCCTCCGTCAGGGCGCGATCGAGAGCGTCGCGGGCCGCGCAAGCGCTGCGGGCCGCGTCGAGACGGCTCCGCATTTCCCCGGCAGCGAAGAAGACGTCGCGCCCAACGAGATCCGGTGCGGCGGCGGCGACCAGCCGCTCGCTCGCCGCCGCAAGGTCCGCGGCGTCATGGCGCATGCGGTCGATGCGGTGGCGGGTCTCGCGCCAGATCGGCACCTGCTGCTCG
Protein-coding sequences here:
- a CDS encoding polysaccharide biosynthesis tyrosine autokinase; this translates as MRRVEYRGGPAHVEVLPPDDGPDLSALPRRGVSSSQDALHYYWRLLYGRRFLLLAAALLGLGLSAAYTLRQVKLYTAQSTIEFKQSTPPGKEVVRFPRVESIPPTLATRLLTTKVLAARAVNSLRAQGVAYFDHAAVDPGTPSLSGTAWAAVVSRMRATVGGDEEREEPDDVNAPSEWEGVGLDVINAYYDHVGISPVRATSLADIVAVHPDPTTAARIANAHAKAFMDMDEQTRALSMSDANSYVRQQLEDVRTKLETSRQTLNDFQRENGILHLPKDNTTITRASLQQLNELLTKAQGERIVAEANYRNAQAMSPEALAGTLPDPGLQTMRDELSGLKAKHQANQREYGANHPDMAALRSRIAALDQRLREAGSQAREQMRTTLDAALAKEAELRQNFEKVSAAASNEDKLLVQMLILQRDVESNQELYNTLLSQAKEQDLLTNGFRWTGVNLVDRAVVPRVPTFPKTKRNLAMGLFLGLMAGAFGAILLDRLDTRIHTPEDIAEWLHLPSLGVIPDFQRVLQIPAYGKPALEAPAVGDGNGNEGGHGNGSGGGRQVVTVTNPGSVISEAYRSIRTNILFSSPGNPPKTVLVTSSQASEGKTVTTINLAVSLAMSGSNVCVIDADMRHPSCHQPLKVPSEPGLSNVLTGQCELADAVVRSPMLSGKNGDRSRFGLYVLPAGPPPPNPAELVGSAVMNEVLATLSENFDFVLVDSPPILPVTDSVVMATKTDGVVVVVKASEWGRDVVGKALSHLDAVRARVLGVVLNSVDVKRGGSSYYYYRHYHGGYYGYYGNSQQQA
- a CDS encoding SLBB domain-containing protein, translating into MLGGCSAGKGETPVAATAGVVRPDNPCSQPDALTRIDQIVAARQTLEQKTTDYTVGVGDLLTITIYNYRPDGGGDFSTEARVDDRGVIAVPMIDPVEVKGLSLAATRRKIAEQLRREQVLNDPLVGVFLKDYQGQQVAVLGAVNRPGLHSLSKGRHSIVDVLSMAGGLSQGTGAQGAGNYILFRPVEQGAGTDVAVLGDSLQITRGGGVDLSVTNQKGMVPICMEGPHGEANTELAELYVRGGDLIVVPDAGNALVQGEVEKVGSYPLARGTTLTQLIASAGGFIYPANRNAVRLVRTTPNGESLAWTIDIDRIESHEEPDVLLERNDRVDVPYTMTKKALYGIYYTVTTIVRFTIGGAVSVI
- the glgP gene encoding alpha-glucan family phosphorylase, translating into MANVHGDPPVGVSLPHRDGRGDLLRATRTLAERLPEPLVPLARLAYNYRWSWRLNGASVFREIHPSIWRRSEHNPRYVIEAVAPHRLDALAGDGAYVARVEALAAAIDAELAAPAANLGIQAENPVAYFCSEFAIHCSLPIYSGGLGVLAGDLLKAASDMALPMVGIGLLYRQGYFHQRMDRWGWQHEYWVNTNFERLPMVRVTDVDGTPLNVDVVLRKRTVKVKVWRVDVGRVPLYLLDTDREENHVIDRWITSRLYVGDRHTRLAQYAILGIAGNRALRAMGIQPSIVHMNEGHAALGRFERLREQIAAGHSVEAALAIVRQPSIFTTHTPVAAGNEGYREDEIEAVLGDFLDRLGAPRTMVFDLGRLQPGNREEPASITPLALRTSRACNAVSRRHGEVARTMWQPLWPERPVDRVPIDHVTNGVHTLTWMGGRMQDLLDRHLGANWRQREADPNLWARIDAIPDAELWSVRCAMRADLVEYAREQSMRDRLSRGEPPDYVEAAAMTLDAGTLTVGFARRMATYKRFYLLSRSPERGLRLLANTAHPMQLLVAGKAHPEDQDAKDTLHNFFQLKHSPLVAGRVAFIEDYDLHSAPRIIAGVDLWLNLPRPPMEASGTSGMKVTLNGGINLSVLDGWWIEGYDGDNGWAIQSPVADPQVQDEHDVNALFDLMEQEVLPLFYDRDADGIPRGWVRRIKRAMRTLIPQFTANRMLQDYVRKMYGPGA